The proteins below are encoded in one region of Glandiceps talaboti chromosome 17, keGlaTala1.1, whole genome shotgun sequence:
- the LOC144448626 gene encoding LIM domain only protein 3-like, translating into MSRRRVNEDKVEVLDAPLEKRNCAGCKKKIKDRYLLKALEQFWHEDCLKCACCDCRLGEVGSTLYIKANLMLCKRDYLRLFGTTGYCAACAKVIPAFEMVMRARENVYHLECFACQQCNHRFCVGDKFYLRNNKILCEDDYEEAMMMTMGTYYKPPVSMATIMSPEDSLPPSQLNTSMSMATSSIAQPTSV; encoded by the exons aTAAAGTGGAAGTTTTAGACGCACCATTGGAGAAACGAAACTGTGCCGGGTGTAAGAAGAAAATAAAAGATCGGTACTTGCTGAAGGCACTGGAGCAGTTCTGGCACGAGGACTGTTTGAAATGTGCGTGCTGTGACTGTCGTTTAGGAGAGGTCGGGTCAACACTATATATCAAAGCCAACCTTATGTTGTGTAAACGTGATTATCTCAG GTTATTTGGTACCACAGGTTACTGTGCTGCGTGCGCTAAGGTAATTCCAGCATTTGAAATGGTTATGAGAGCGAGGGAGAATGTCTATCACCTTGAGTGTTTTGCCTGCCAACAGTGCAATCACAG GTTTTGTGTTGGTGACAAATTTTATCTGCGAAACAACAAAATTCTTTGCGAGGACGACTACGAAGAAGCCATGATGATGACAATGGGGACGTATTATAAGCCACCAGTCTCCATGGCAACAATAATGTCGCCAGAAGACAGCTTGCCGCCAAGTCAATTGAACACATCGATGTCTATGGCAACGTCATCAATAGCGCAGCCAACGTCAGTTTAA